The following proteins come from a genomic window of Chelmon rostratus isolate fCheRos1 chromosome 23, fCheRos1.pri, whole genome shotgun sequence:
- the eno3 gene encoding beta-enolase — translation MSITKIHAREILDSRGNPTVEVDLWTAKGLFRAAVPSGASTGVHEALELRDGDKSRYLGKGTVKAVDHVNKDIAPKLIAKNFSVVEQEKIDKFMLELDGTENKSQFGANAILGVSLAVCKAGAAEKGVPLYRHIADLAGHKDVILPVPAFNVINGGSHAGNKLAMQEFMILPVGAANFHEAMRIGAEVYHNLKNVIKAKYGKDATNVGDEGGFAPNILENNEALELLKSAIEKAGYPDKIIIGMDVAASEFFRSGKYDLDFKSPDDPSRHISGEKLGDLYRSFIKSYPVQSIEDPFDQDDWENWTKFTASVDIQIVGDDLTVTNPKRIQQAVDKKACNCLLLKVNQIGSVTESIQACKLAQNSGWGVMVSHRSGETEDTFISDLVVGLCTGQIKTGAPCRSERLAKYNQLMRIEEELGDKAKFAGKDYRHPKIN, via the exons ATGTCTATCACTAAGATTCACGCTCGGGAGATTCTGGACTCCAGAGGAAACCCCACAGTGGAGGTGGACCTGTGGACCGCCAAGG gtctTTTCAGGGCAGCAGTTCCCAGCGGTGCATCAACTGGAGTCCACGAAGCTCTGGAGCTTCGCGATGGAGACAAGAGCCGTTACCTGGGCAAAG GGACTGTGAAGGCTGTGGATCACGTGAACAAGGACATCGCCCCCAAGCTGATCGCAAAG AACTTCAGTGTTGTTGAGCAGGAGAAGATTGACAAGTTCATGTTGGAGTTGGACGGTACTGAGAACAAAT ctcagtttgGTGCTAACGCCATCCTCGGCgtgtctctggctgtctgtaAGGCcggagcagcagagaaaggagTTCCTCTCTACCGCCACATTGCCGACCTCGCCGGACACAAAGACGTCatacttcctgttcct GCCTTTAACGTCATTAACGGAGGAAGCCACGCTGGAAACAAACTGGCCATGCAGGAGTTCATGATTCTGCCGGTCGGAGCCGCCAACTTCCACGAGGCCATGAGGATCGGAGCTGAG gtctaCCACAACCTGAAGAACGTCATCAAGGCCAAGTACGGTAAAGACGCCACCAACGTGGGAGACGAGGGAGGCTTCGCCCCCAACATCCTGGAGAACAACGAGG ctctggagctgctgaagtCCGCCATCGAGAAGGCCGGTTATCCCGACAAGATCATCATCGGGATGGACGTGGCGGCGTCCGAGTTCTTCCGCAGCGGGAAGTACGACCTGGACTTCAAGTCCCCCGATGACCCGTCCAGACACATCAGTGGAGAGAAGCTGGGAGACCTGTACCGCAGCTTCATCAAGAGTTACCCCG tcCAGTCCATTGAGGATCCGTTTGACCAGGACGACTGGGAGAACTGGACCAAGTTCACCGCCTCTGTCGACATCcag ATTGTAGGAGACGACCTGACGGTGACCAATCCCAAGAGGATCCAGCAGGCGGTCGACAAGAAGGCCTGCAACTGTCTGCTGCTCAAGGTCAACCAGATCGGATCTGTGACTGAGTCCATCCAGGC gtgtaAGCTGGCTCAGAACAGCGGTTGGGGAGTGATGGTCAGCCATCGCTCCGGAGAGACTGAGGACACCTTCATCTCTGACCTGGTGGTTGGACTCTGCACtggacag attAAGACCGGCGCCCCCTGCAGGTCAGAGCGTTTGGCCAAATACAACCAGCTGATGAG GATTGAGGAGGAGCTCGGAGACAAGGCCAAGTTCGCCGGCAAAGACTATCGCCACCCAAAGATCAACTAA